In a single window of the Elaeis guineensis isolate ETL-2024a chromosome 4, EG11, whole genome shotgun sequence genome:
- the LOC105037567 gene encoding uncharacterized protein — MCHSTTEFADLFPYPKERDRLKIRAFYLRLSLTAAAFGHRTALPQTLTLVYIPRISEDLIEVNDDRIPADATAIVALHRVRSGEQAEEVVYASTDRVRAGEGLRFEAYIGAQKALKGVFQRVGGVGCWRMECRWATEAEMGVAAAEVWVAGEKGVIMREKVEMGSPAAGERRRMRKKRRGFCSKLEQIPEEMDGWDCFDCEEMEGWEVVGSDGGESEEGEGMKGGDGLEMEGVRWAVDLGIWVVCLGVGLLVSTASRKGLTRKSLIRSPFFF; from the coding sequence ATGTGCCATTCGACCACTGAGTTCGCCGATCTCTTCCCCTATCCGAAGGAGCGCGACCGCCTCAAGATCCGAGCTTTCTACCTCCGCCTCTCCCTCACCGCCGCCGCCTTTGGCCACCGTACAGCGCTGCCTCAAACGCTGACGCTGGTCTACATTCCGAGGATCAGTGAGGATTTGATCGAGGTCAATGATGACAGGATCCCGGCGGACGCGACGGCGATCGTGGCGCTGCACCGGGTGCGGTCCGGGGAGCAGGCGGAAGAGGTGGTGTACGCGAGCACGGACCGGGTGCGGGCCGGAGAGGGGCTGCGATTCGAGGCGTATATCGGGGCGCAGAAGGCTCTAAAAGGGGTGTTCCAGCGTGTCGGCGGCGTCGGGTGTTGGAGAATGGAGTGCCGCTGGGCCACGGAGGCGGAGATGGGGGTGGCGGCAGCGGAGGTGTGGGTGGCCGGGGAGAAAGGGGTGATAATGAGGGAGAAGGTGGAGATGGGGTCGCCGGCGGCGGGggagaggaggaggatgaggaagaaGCGGAGGGGGTTTTGTTCGAAGCTGGAGCAGATTCCAGAGGAAATGGACGGCTGGGATTGCTTTGATTGTGAAGAAATGGAGGGGTGGGAGGTGGTGGGATCGGACGGTGGGGAGTCGGAGGAGGGCGAGGGAATGAAGGGTGGGGATGGGTTAGAGATGGAAGGGGTGAGGTGGGCGGTGGATTTGGGGATTTGGGTGGTGTGTTTGGGGGTGGGGCTGTTGGTCTCCACGGCTTCTCGGAAGGGTTTGACGAGAAAAAGCTTAATTCGGAgcccttttttcttttaa